From one Candidatus Chromulinivorax destructor genomic stretch:
- the ftsW gene encoding putative lipid II flippase FtsW: MLTQQKIKHDATIFISIVLTLITLGIIFVYSSSSFYALEKFGSPLYYAQRQCYGIVLGSLFFYGAYNIPLSSLQSLSFFIFSSSLALTALPLISHLTKRMHGSSRWVNLFGFIFQPSEILKITTIIYVASFLARKQDQRESFKKGYLPLLCISMIVSVILLKQPDFGCTATILATVLIMLFIAKMNMKYLMMLTSVALPLAGIVVYFQPYRWKRILIYLDPWKDPQGAGFQVIQSLIAIGSGGLWGTGIAQSKQKFFYLPMQHTDFIFAIIAEETGFIGTTCLISLFALFLYFGFKISWQLKNLFAIYMVQGLTILVSIQALINIFVSTGLAPTKGIGLPFISYGNTALACNMMIAGLIMNAAHDFYE; the protein is encoded by the coding sequence ATGTTAACTCAACAAAAAATTAAACATGATGCAACAATCTTTATTTCGATTGTTCTCACGTTAATTACACTGGGAATTATATTTGTCTACTCATCAAGCTCATTTTATGCACTCGAAAAATTCGGGTCACCCCTGTACTATGCACAACGCCAATGTTACGGAATCGTACTTGGCTCACTGTTTTTTTATGGAGCCTATAACATTCCGCTCAGCAGCTTACAAAGCTTAAGCTTTTTTATATTTTCAAGCTCACTTGCCCTGACTGCCCTTCCGTTAATTTCTCACCTGACCAAGCGTATGCACGGTTCAAGTCGATGGGTTAATCTATTTGGGTTTATCTTTCAACCAAGCGAGATTCTTAAAATTACCACCATCATCTATGTCGCTTCATTTCTTGCACGCAAGCAAGATCAACGAGAATCATTTAAAAAAGGCTATCTACCCCTTTTGTGTATCAGCATGATCGTCAGTGTAATACTACTCAAACAACCAGATTTTGGTTGTACTGCAACGATTCTTGCAACCGTCTTAATCATGCTCTTCATTGCAAAAATGAATATGAAATACCTCATGATGCTCACAAGCGTTGCCCTGCCCCTGGCAGGCATTGTTGTCTATTTTCAACCCTATCGTTGGAAGCGAATTTTAATCTATTTAGACCCGTGGAAAGATCCACAAGGTGCGGGTTTCCAAGTTATTCAATCCTTGATTGCAATCGGTTCAGGCGGCCTTTGGGGTACCGGGATCGCTCAATCAAAACAGAAATTTTTCTACCTACCGATGCAACACACTGACTTTATTTTTGCTATTATTGCCGAAGAAACAGGTTTTATTGGTACCACCTGCTTGATCAGTCTTTTTGCGCTCTTTTTATACTTTGGCTTTAAAATTTCATGGCAACTAAAAAATCTTTTTGCCATTTATATGGTACAAGGTTTAACCATTTTAGTTTCAATCCAAGCATTGATTAATATTTTTGTATCAACCGGTCTAGCTCCCACCAAAGGTATTGGGCTCCCATTTATTAGTTATGGTAACACTGCCCTTGCCTGTAATATGATGATTGCAGGACTCATCATGAACGCTGCACATGATTTTTATGAGTAA